The following proteins are encoded in a genomic region of Necator americanus strain Aroian chromosome II, whole genome shotgun sequence:
- a CDS encoding hypothetical protein (NECATOR_CHRII.G7600.T2), with product MPLTVTLSSSTQTTDGPLTSQLIGYQGEHYNGQFPAFINLFIASERTVALEFPGWYRKNWRDDYKTYLVLLSVGLTLQPTKDELRRQRMMLAIAGISVILVSIPNLVLILNEWKVPEVNALFVGDWHIKEDYDPVLIGLRACGKCASKPLTSNLCRIPKTTRELLERRLSLRLNPNPSHIEQQKKILEAAQRRASVKECRRDLREYNISLASLLSEDWTHTYSRREMEIITHVTKSIIPTGEA from the exons atgcctttaactgttaCTCTTAGCAGCTCAACTCAAACAACCgatggtccgctaacatcgcAGCTTattggctatcaaggtgaacACTATAATG GTCAGTTTCCTGCTTTTATCAATCTATTCATTGCTTCGGAACGAACGGTAGCGCTGGAATTCCCTGGCTGGTACAGGAAAAATTGGAGGGATGACTATAAAACCTATCTCGTCTTACTCTCTGTTGGTCTCACATTG CAACCCACAAAAGATGAGCTACGTCGACAGCGGATGATGCTAGCAATTGCAGGGATTTCTGTGATTTTAGTTTCTATTCCGAATCTCGTCTTGATCCTCAACGAATGGAAAGTTCCAGAAGTAAATGCTTTGTTTGTAG gtgactggcacatcaaGGAGGACTACGACCCGGTGCTGATAGGACTGCGAGCATGTGGTAAATGTGCCTCAAAGCCGCTCACGTCAAACTTGTGTCGAATTCCGAAGACTACCAGGGAATTGCTGGAAAGAAGATTGTCTTTGAGGCTTAATCCAAAtccatcgcacattgagca gcagaagaagattctagaagcagcacaaagaagggCAAGTGTAAAGGAGTGTCGCAGGGACCTGCGCGAATATAATATCTCACTAGCATCCTTGCTTAGCGAAGACTGGACTCACACCtattctcgtcgtgagatggaaatcattacccATGTGACAAAgtcgatcatccccactggtgaagcttaA
- a CDS encoding hypothetical protein (NECATOR_CHRII.G7601.T1): protein MFFALSVGDLINGLSFVAAGVFRNLFMFRGQYFVEVTDMQCLFHTPWAILMLFAGQFPALINLFIALERAVALHFAGWYRRKWKDGYKLYLIVLSGSLTLIFLLVAIIINSIHVTTSTSRICAVMNSTGIVFGTVHYALIAVAYVFCFVVLAVIFSKTNKRKKPTNDELRRQRMMLAITGISVVLVSIPNLVLILNEWKAPTINVLVVGAAYCLYATHSTLSLFIYLIFRPDFRFRLLSAIGLARFKSIVGEPSRTQPSKFKSVATTMTTVG from the exons ATGTTTTTTGCTTTATCTGTAGGTGATCTG ATCAATGGTCTGTCATTTGTTGCTGCAGGCGTTTTTCggaatttatttatgttcCGTGGGCAATATTTTGTCGAAGTCACAGATATGCAGTGTTTGTTCCATACTCCATGGGCTATTCTTATGTTATTTGCAG GTCAATTTCCTGctcttattaatttatttattgctttggAACGAGCAGTGGCGCTTCATTTTGCTGGATGGTACAGAAGAAAGTGGAAAGATGGCTACAAACTCTACCTTATTGTACTATCTGGCTCCCTTACATTA ATATTTCTTTTGGTCGCCATTATTATCAACTCGATTCACGTCACGACATCTACTTCACGAATTTGTGCAGTGATGAACTCTACTGGTATCGTATTTGGCACCGTCCACTACGCTCTTATTGCTGTTGCATATGTGTTTTGCTTTGTGGTCTTGGCGGTCATCTtcagcaaaacaaacaaaagaaag AAACCCACAAACGATGAGTTACGTCGGCAACGGATGATGCTAGCAATCACGGGCATCTCTGTCGTTTTAGTTTCAATACCGAATCTCGTTTTGATTCTGAACGAATGGAAAGCTCCAACAATAAACGTATTGGTCGTAG GTGCCGCCTACTGCTTGTACGCAACCCACTCGACGTTATCTCTCTTCATCTACTTAATTTTCCGACCGGATTTTCGTTTCCGGCTTCTCTCAGCTATTGGACTCGCCAGATTCAAATCTATCGTTGGAGAACCATCTCGAACTCAGCCCAGTAAATTCAAGTCTGTCGCAACCACTATGACAACTGTTGGCTGA
- a CDS encoding hypothetical protein (NECATOR_CHRII.G7601.T2) gives MFFALSVGDLINGLSFVAAGVFRNLFMFRGQYFVEVTDMQCLFHTPWAILMLFAGQFPALINLFIALERAVALHFAGWYRRKWKDGYKLYLIVLSGSLTLIFLLVAIIINSIHVTTSTSRICAVMNSTGIVFGTVHYALIAVAYVFCFVVLAVIFSKTNKRKLGATFVSPLAILHSDIRSFVRYKQKQNEKLRIYCLICNKFDLILKSSIFGKLWFPRFRQKYSRKCAKPTNDELRRQRMMLAITGISVVLVSIPNLVLILNEWKAPTINVLVVGAAYCLYATHSTLSLFIYLIFRPDFRFRLLSAIGLARFKSIVGEPSRTQPSKFKSVATTMTTVG, from the exons ATGTTTTTTGCTTTATCTGTAGGTGATCTG ATCAATGGTCTGTCATTTGTTGCTGCAGGCGTTTTTCggaatttatttatgttcCGTGGGCAATATTTTGTCGAAGTCACAGATATGCAGTGTTTGTTCCATACTCCATGGGCTATTCTTATGTTATTTGCAG GTCAATTTCCTGctcttattaatttatttattgctttggAACGAGCAGTGGCGCTTCATTTTGCTGGATGGTACAGAAGAAAGTGGAAAGATGGCTACAAACTCTACCTTATTGTACTATCTGGCTCCCTTACATTA ATATTTCTTTTGGTCGCCATTATTATCAACTCGATTCACGTCACGACATCTACTTCACGAATTTGTGCAGTGATGAACTCTACTGGTATCGTATTTGGCACCGTCCACTACGCTCTTATTGCTGTTGCATATGTGTTTTGCTTTGTGGTCTTGGCGGTCATCTtcagcaaaacaaacaaaagaaag CTTGGTGCAACTTTCGTATCGCCGCTGGCGATTCTACACAGCGACATCCGTTCGTTCGTACG atacaaacaaaaacagaacgaAAAACTCAG AATTTACTGCTTAATATGTAACAAATTTGATTTGATCCTCAAGTCATCGATATTCGGCAAGCTATGGTTTCCACGATTCCGACAAAAATACTCCAGAAAATGTGCA AAACCCACAAACGATGAGTTACGTCGGCAACGGATGATGCTAGCAATCACGGGCATCTCTGTCGTTTTAGTTTCAATACCGAATCTCGTTTTGATTCTGAACGAATGGAAAGCTCCAACAATAAACGTATTGGTCGTAG GTGCCGCCTACTGCTTGTACGCAACCCACTCGACGTTATCTCTCTTCATCTACTTAATTTTCCGACCGGATTTTCGTTTCCGGCTTCTCTCAGCTATTGGACTCGCCAGATTCAAATCTATCGTTGGAGAACCATCTCGAACTCAGCCCAGTAAATTCAAGTCTGTCGCAACCACTATGACAACTGTTGGCTGA